GGCCTTCCATGCCGGCTCCGACGACGTCGTCGAATGGACTTTCGCCCGCCAGCTGCTCAGCGACGGCGTGACCCGGCCCACCGGCGACGGCGATGTGCGGGTGTGGCCGACCGAAGACCGCTCCGACGGCCACGGCGTGTGCCTGTCCCTGTCCAGCCCGTCCGGGCAGGCGATCTTCAGCGCGTCGCCCGGGCCCATCAAGGGCTTCCTCAGCCAGACCTACACCATGGTGCCGCCGGGCGGCGAGAGCAACTTCATCGACCTCGACGCCGAGCTCGAGCTGCTGCTCACCGGCGACTAGCCACCCGCCGCACCGATCAGCGACCCTCC
The Mycobacteriales bacterium DNA segment above includes these coding regions:
- a CDS encoding SsgA family sporulation/cell division regulator — its product is MNIHPDTARARLVLRMLGPDGSDRPVRADLAYRPDDPYAVRVAFHAGSDDVVEWTFARQLLSDGVTRPTGDGDVRVWPTEDRSDGHGVCLSLSSPSGQAIFSASPGPIKGFLSQTYTMVPPGGESNFIDLDAELELLLTGD